A part of bacterium HR17 genomic DNA contains:
- the rapA_1 gene encoding RNA polymerase-associated protein RapA: MRLMAGMTVQARGRRFRIVDCQQGGRVEDDFIHLIKLQDLDEPNFSISLIVPLEKVEPAEVPEPSLQRPGRLALFRLFHHSLLLESSGIGQSLLASQLAPIRREDYQLVPVHMALSLPRPRLLIADDVGLGKTIEAGLILMELHARRRANRVLIVCPASLRHQWQREMQVKFGFRFVIFDRNTLAQKRRELEAGINPWAHEPRIIASMDFLKRPDGAFRELQGLHWDVIIVDEAHHVAPAGAGESDKQLLRLGRFLSEACDALLLLTATPHNGYDESMATLLRFLDPTLAPSGQPLNPQRYRRHYIRRLKSHIKNPDGTQKFILRAPVQPLAVHLSDAASAFYGKVRSYAQAIWAAAEQARDERDRSAFQFVATILCKRAASSQAALKNSLQRRLQVITEQLEEVEADRELLRRWRRGEPLTPDEQRKLENDAYLNYLSAMRRLRKELVQLQEEQLQVKDLLDELIRLEQQSPDPKLLRLLQWLQELHQKQPETKVLVFSEYVDTVNAIAKFLSANGYEGKVVTATGEDPERDQKEAIHRFLFGEGLILVATDIAGEGLNLHYTCHHLVHFELPWNPNRLEQRNGRIDRYGQTKPPIIAFLYLANTYEDEVLARLLEKLDRKLRAEGTVTDLLGSFQQEHLERLLMSQKTIDEADSALDELLKAKAPRESLAEGEEGLLMALRRTLPETPFVPNLDEFLRSAVLLVNGQWYEQDGHVSVQTPTQWLALDPEIQPQYEHLYLHPPDDPSISPDAILHPNHPLVKAALQWFHRLRFEPQQEEIRLAYQVVPNLNEPEMIVTFLVTLPDKAGSILTLLEPVQVTRNKVSTDEKSDRQRLADALSKPGGNVDIATLERLFADWWKDGRQRAYEQARQRAEGYRRQLLYEREQHLKRMLGEWQAWREAMEREILGEYWQQYAQRPLFSDMEAKLPPAIQRRLRQHRQQAEALREQWQRWATLLPPTLEEVGILLRVPRSML; encoded by the coding sequence ATGCGTTTAATGGCTGGGATGACAGTGCAAGCAAGAGGGCGACGCTTCCGAATTGTGGATTGCCAACAAGGTGGCAGGGTAGAAGATGACTTCATCCATCTCATTAAATTGCAAGACCTTGATGAACCTAACTTCTCCATCTCCCTCATCGTTCCGTTGGAAAAAGTGGAACCAGCAGAAGTGCCTGAACCTTCCCTGCAGCGCCCTGGGCGATTAGCCCTCTTTCGTCTTTTCCATCATTCCTTGCTTTTAGAGAGTTCGGGTATAGGTCAAAGCCTCCTTGCCTCACAATTGGCACCCATCCGTCGGGAGGACTACCAACTGGTGCCTGTGCATATGGCGCTTTCTTTGCCCCGACCCCGCTTGCTTATCGCTGACGATGTGGGCTTAGGAAAGACAATTGAGGCTGGGCTTATCTTGATGGAACTTCACGCCCGTCGTCGTGCTAACCGCGTCCTCATCGTTTGCCCCGCCAGCCTAAGGCATCAGTGGCAGAGGGAGATGCAAGTTAAGTTTGGATTTCGTTTCGTCATCTTTGACCGTAACACCCTCGCCCAAAAAAGGCGGGAGTTAGAAGCGGGAATTAACCCTTGGGCGCATGAGCCTCGTATCATTGCCAGTATGGATTTCCTCAAACGTCCTGATGGTGCCTTTCGGGAACTGCAGGGGTTGCATTGGGATGTCATCATCGTAGATGAAGCCCACCATGTTGCCCCTGCCGGGGCAGGCGAAAGCGACAAGCAATTGCTGCGATTGGGACGGTTTTTGTCAGAAGCCTGCGACGCTTTGTTGCTTTTGACCGCTACACCTCATAACGGTTATGACGAGAGCATGGCGACTTTACTCCGTTTCCTTGATCCCACCCTTGCTCCTTCCGGGCAACCTTTAAACCCTCAAAGATACCGTCGACACTATATCCGTAGACTGAAAAGCCACATTAAAAACCCTGACGGAACACAAAAATTCATTTTGAGGGCACCGGTTCAGCCTTTGGCAGTGCATCTTTCCGATGCTGCAAGTGCTTTCTATGGCAAAGTTCGCTCATATGCTCAGGCCATTTGGGCTGCTGCTGAGCAAGCCAGGGACGAAAGAGATCGCTCCGCTTTTCAATTTGTCGCCACCATCCTTTGCAAGCGGGCTGCCTCTTCCCAAGCTGCCCTCAAGAATTCCCTTCAAAGGCGCTTGCAAGTTATTACCGAGCAATTGGAAGAGGTGGAAGCCGATCGGGAATTGCTTCGTCGCTGGAGGAGGGGAGAACCTTTAACACCCGATGAGCAACGCAAGTTGGAGAACGATGCCTATCTCAATTACCTCTCGGCGATGCGTCGCTTGCGTAAGGAATTGGTGCAATTACAAGAAGAACAGTTACAAGTGAAAGATTTGCTGGATGAATTGATCCGTCTGGAACAGCAAAGTCCTGACCCGAAACTTTTAAGGTTGCTGCAATGGCTTCAGGAATTGCACCAAAAGCAGCCTGAAACGAAGGTGTTAGTATTCAGCGAGTATGTGGACACGGTGAACGCCATCGCCAAGTTCCTGTCCGCCAACGGTTACGAAGGCAAAGTTGTGACGGCGACAGGTGAAGACCCTGAAAGAGACCAAAAGGAAGCCATTCATCGCTTCCTGTTCGGAGAAGGGCTCATTTTGGTGGCGACAGACATTGCCGGCGAAGGGTTAAACCTTCACTACACTTGTCATCACCTCGTCCATTTTGAATTGCCCTGGAACCCCAACCGATTGGAGCAGCGTAACGGGCGCATTGACCGATACGGTCAAACCAAGCCTCCAATTATTGCCTTCCTATACCTTGCCAACACTTATGAAGATGAAGTTTTAGCAAGGTTGCTGGAAAAGTTGGACCGAAAACTTCGTGCTGAAGGCACCGTCACTGACCTTTTAGGCAGTTTCCAACAGGAACACTTAGAAAGGTTGCTCATGAGCCAAAAAACGATAGACGAAGCCGATAGTGCCTTGGACGAACTTTTGAAGGCGAAAGCCCCCAGAGAGTCATTAGCCGAAGGAGAAGAAGGGTTGTTGATGGCGCTGCGTCGCACCTTACCTGAAACTCCTTTCGTGCCCAACTTGGACGAGTTTCTCCGAAGTGCTGTCCTTTTAGTGAATGGTCAGTGGTATGAACAAGACGGACATGTCTCTGTGCAAACCCCTACCCAATGGTTAGCATTGGACCCAGAAATTCAACCTCAATATGAGCATCTTTATTTACATCCGCCAGATGACCCTTCCATCTCTCCTGATGCCATCCTACATCCCAATCACCCTTTGGTTAAAGCCGCTTTGCAATGGTTCCATCGCCTTCGCTTTGAACCACAACAGGAGGAAATCCGCCTTGCTTACCAAGTTGTCCCTAACCTTAACGAACCTGAAATGATTGTGACTTTCTTGGTAACTTTGCCCGATAAGGCAGGTTCAATCCTCACACTCCTTGAACCCGTTCAGGTCACAAGAAACAAAGTATCCACTGATGAGAAATCTGACCGGCAACGCTTGGCAGATGCTTTATCAAAACCTGGTGGGAATGTGGACATAGCCACGCTGGAGCGGTTATTTGCTGACTGGTGGAAGGATGGTCGGCAGCGGGCATATGAACAGGCAAGGCAGCGAGCCGAAGGTTACCGCCGCCAATTGCTTTACGAGCGGGAACAGCATCTTAAGCGGATGCTGGGTGAATGGCAAGCGTGGAGGGAAGCGATGGAGCGGGAAATTTTGGGTGAGTATTGGCAACAATACGCTCAACGACCCCTTTTTAGCGATATGGAGGCGAAATTACCCCCCGCCATCCAGCGTCGTTTGCGCCAGCACCGTCAACAAGCGGAGGCGCTGCGAGAACAATGGCAGCGTTGGGCAACCTTGTTGCCACCAACTTTGGAAGAAGTCGGCATCTTGTTGAGGGTGCCAAGATCAATGCTCTAA
- the nikR gene encoding Putative nickel-responsive regulator, whose protein sequence is MATKVINISLPEKLLKEIDKEAKRENRTRSEFLREAARRYIEAKRAGIVPYWTASERRAFAGLSAASFNRIWDNPVDAEAWGNWEERHGKGKRAKTR, encoded by the coding sequence ATGGCGACAAAGGTCATCAACATCTCTCTGCCTGAAAAATTGCTCAAAGAGATAGACAAGGAGGCTAAAAGGGAGAACAGGACCCGCAGTGAGTTTTTGAGGGAAGCAGCCCGAAGATACATTGAGGCAAAAAGGGCTGGCATCGTCCCTTATTGGACAGCCTCAGAACGAAGGGCATTTGCTGGGTTATCTGCTGCTTCCTTTAACCGTATCTGGGACAACCCAGTAGATGCCGAAGCTTGGGGCAATTGGGAGGAGAGACATGGCAAAGGCAAAAGGGCTAAGACGCGGTGA